Within Amycolatopsis sp. FDAARGOS 1241, the genomic segment TTGCGACGTGCCGACAGTCTGTCTACCTTGCCGTCCATCGGCAACCTCGCAGGAGGAGATTCATGAGACAGCGCAGCCTCACCGCACTGGCTCTGGCGGCCGCCGTCTCGGTCGCCACCGCCGGCTGCACGGTCGAGCGCCACTGGGGCGGGAACACGAACACCGGTGGCAGCGGGAAGGCCAAGGTCGGCCTGGTCACCAAGACCGACACGAACCCGTACTTCGTCGAGCTGCGCAACGCGGCCCGCGCGGCCGCGGCCGCCAACGGCGCCGACTTCAGCGCGCTCGCCGGCCAGTTCGACGGTGACAACGACGGCCAGGTCCGCGCCATCGAGAACCTCACGCAGCAGGGCGTGAACACCATCCTGATCACCCCGAGCTCGTCCACCGGCGTGCTCAAGGCGATCAAGGACGCCCGCGACGCCGGGATCCTTGTGATCGCGCTCGACACCGCCACCGAGCCCGCCGACGCCGTCGACGCCACCTTCGCCACCGACAACTTCGCCGCCGGTCAGCAGCAGGGCGCCTACGTCAAAGCCGCGTTGCACGGCGCCGACCCCAAGTTGCTGATGGTCGACGGGACCGCCGGTTCGTCGGTCGACACGCAGCGCCACGGCGGGTTCCTCAAGGGCATCGGCCTCACGGACTCCTCGCCCGAGATCAAGGGCCACACCAACGCCAACGGCGACCAGAGCCAAGCCCAGCAGGGCATGGAGAACCTCCTGCAGCGCACTACGGACATCAACGCCGTGTACTCCATGAACGAACCCATGGGCCGGGGCGCGTACGCCGCGCTGAAGGCCCGCGGCCTCACCGGACAAATCGTGATGGGCTCGATCGACGGCGGCTGCGAAGGCGTGCAGAACGTCAAGGACGGCCTGTACGCGGCCACCGTCATGCAGTTCCCGAAGAAGATGGCCGAACAGGGCGTGCTCGCCGCCGTGCAATACGCGAAGACCGGCAAGAAGCCCACCGGTTTCGTCAACACCGGCTCCACCGTGATCACCGACAAGCCCCTGCCCGGCCTCCCGAGCCAGAACACCACGTGGGGCCTGCAGAACTGCTGGGGAGGCACCAAATGACGACGGCGACGGTGAACGGGACGCGTGAGCGCGAGTCGCTCGGCGAGTTCCTCCTGCGCGCGCCCGCGGTCGGCCCCGCGCTCGCGCTGGTCGTGGCCATCGTGGTCTTCTCGCTGGCCACGGACACCTTCTTCGACCTCGACAACCTGTCCACGGTCGTGCAGCAGTCGCTCGTCGTCGGCACGCTCGCGCTCGGCCAGACGCTGATCATCCTCATCGCCGGCATCGACCTGTCCAACGCGTCGTCGATGGTCGTGGCCACGCTGGTCATGGCGAAGCTCGCCGCGGCCGGCACCAACGGCTTCGTCGCGCTGCTGGCGGGCATCGTGCTGACCATGATCGTCGGCCTGTTCATCGGCGGGCTGGTCACGCGGGTCAAGCTGCCCGCCTTCATCATCACGCTCGGCACGTTCACCGGCCTCACGGCCGTGGCGAAGCTGATCGCCGGCGGTCAGGCCGTGCCGGTCACCGACCCGCTGCTGCAGTGGCTCGGCACCAAGCGCTACCTCTTCGGCGGCATCCCGATCACCTACGGCATGACGCTCGCGCTGATCATGTTCCTGATCGTCTGGTACTCGCTCACGAAAACCGCGTGGGGCAAGCACGTCTACGCCGTGGGCAACGCGCCGGAGTCCGCGCGCCTGTCCGGTATCAAGGTCAACCGCACGGTGATCTCCGTGTACCTGGTCGCGGGCTTCTGCTTCGGCATCGCCGCGTGGCAGGCGCTCGGCCGAACGCCCAACGCCGACCCGAACCAGTTCCAGCTCGGCAACCTCGACTCGATCACCGCCGTGGTGCTGGGCGGCACCAGCCTCTTCGGCGGCCGCGGCTCGGTGCTGGGCACGCTCTTCGGCGCGCTGGTCGTGGCGGTGCTGCGCTCGGGGCTGACGCAGATGGGCGTGGACGGCAACTACCAGGACCTCGCCACCGGCGCGCTGCTCATCGCGGCCGTGGTCGTCGACCGGATCGCACGGAGGCAGCAGCAGTCATGACTTCCGAAAACGGCAAGCAGACCACGCTCTCGGCCCGCGGCCTGGTGAAGCGCTACGGCCGCGTGACCGCGATCGACGGCGCCGACTTCGACCTCTACCCCGGTGAGGTGCTCGCCGTGGTCGGCGACAACGGCGCCGGGAAGTCGAGCCTCATCAAGGCGTTGTCCGGCGCGCTCGTGCCCGACGCGGGCGAGATCCGCGTGGACGGGCAGCTCGTGCACTTCAAGTCCCCTTTGGACGCTCGCCACCACGGGATCGAGACGGTGTACCAGGACCTGGCCGTCGCGCCCGCGCTGGACATCGCGTCGAACATGTTCCTGGGCCGGGAAAAGCGGCTGCGCGGACCGTTCGGGGGACTGGCGCGAAAGCTCGACACGGGTGAGATGCGCAAGGAGGCGCAACGGATCCTCGATGAGCTGGGCATCAAGGTCAAGTCGATCACGCAGCCCGTCGAAACGCTCTCGGGTGGGCAGCGCCAGGGCGTCGCGGTGGCGCGCGCCGCGGCGTTCGGCACCAAGGCCGTGATCATGGACGAACCGACGGCCGCCCTCGGTGTCGCGGAGTCCGCGAAGGTGCTGGAGCTGATCGGCCGCATCCGCGACCGCGGGTTGCCGGTGGTGCTGATCAGCCACAACATGCCGCACGTGTTCGACATCGCCGACCGGATCCACGTGCACCGGCTCGGCAAGCGCGTGGCCGTGGTGTCGCCGAAGACGCACACGATGAACCAGGTCGTCGGCCTGCTCACGGGCGCTCTGCGGCTCGGCGACGACGGCGAGGTCGTGGAAGTCGCGGCCACCACGCACGCCGGGCTGACCTGACGTGCGCGTGCTGCTGGCGGGGCTGTGCACGGTCGACGTCGTGCAGCGCGTGTCGGAGTTCCCGGCGCCGGGCGAAAAGGTGCAGTCGTTGCGGGTCGACGTCGCGGCCGGTGGGCCCGCGACCAACGCCGCGGTGACCGTGGCCGCGCTCGGCGCCGGCGCGACGCTCGTGACGGTCGTCGGCGCCCACCCGCTGGCAGCACTCGCGCACGGGGACCTCATCGCATGCGGGGTCGACGTCGTGGATCTCGACCCCGACCGCACCGACCCGCCGCCGGTCAGCGCCGTGGTCGTGCGCGACTCCGACGGCGAGCGCACGGTCGTTTCGCGCAACGCGGCGGCCGACGCGCCGCTCACCGTCGGCGACGTCGAGCCGCTCGTGCGGGACGCGGGTGCGGTGCTCGTCGACGGCCACCACCCGGAGCTCGCGCTCGCGGTCGCGCGTGCGGCTCGATCACTCGGGGTGCCCGTCGTGCTCGACGCCGGCAGCTGGAAACCCGTGCTGGAACGACTGTTGCCGCTGGTCGACGTCGCCGCGTGCTCCGCGCACTTCCGCGCGCCCGGCGCGAGCCTGAGGGAACGGGGAGTACCCGTCGTGATCGTGACCGCGGGGCCGGATCCCGTTCGCTGGAGCAGTGCGGAAGACTCGGGCCAGGTGCCTGTCAACGTTGTCGGAGCCCGGGACACACTGGGCGCCGGCGACGTGTGGCACGGTGCGCTGGCGCACGCGGTCGCGAGCGGCCGCGCGTCGGTGCCCGGGTGGATCCGGCACGCGAACGCGGTGGCCGCGGTTCGCGTCCGCCACGTCGGGCCGCGGTCGTGGACGGCGGCGATCTCGGAGTTGGGAGAAGGAGTGCGATGACTGCGTTCGAAGACCTCCTGGCGCGGGCCGAAGGGCTCGCCAAGCCGCGGCAGCGCAGCGTGCTGGGCATCGTCGGCGCGCCTGCTTCCGGCAAGACCACGCTGGCCTGGGCGATCGCCGACGCGCTCGGTTCCCGCGCGGCCGTCGTCGGCATGGACGGCTTCCACCTCGCCCAGGTGGAGCTGCGACGGCTCGGGCGGACCGAGCGCAAGGGCGCGCCCGACACGTTCGACGCGGCCGGCTACGTCCACCTGATCCGCCGGCTGGCCGACGGCCGGGAAACCGTTTACGCGCCGGAGTTCCGCCGCGAGATCGAGGAGCCCATCGCCGGCGCGGTGCCGGTGGCGCCGGAGGTGCAGCTCGTGATCACCGAGGGCAACTACCTCCTGCTGCCCGACGACCCGTGGAGCGGCGTGCGCCGGTACCTCACCGAAGCGTGGTACCTCGCGCCCGACGAGCCGGAGCGGATCGAACGGCTGGTTTCGCGCCACCGCCGCTACGGCCGGTCGCTGGTCGAGGCGCGCACGCGTGCGCTCGGCTCCGACCAGCGCAACGCCGACCTCATCGCGAACACCCGCGACCGAGCGGACCTCGTGCTGGAGAACCTTCCGCTCGTGAACTTCGCCCTGTGACCGGAGTTCTGGTCGTCACCGGGGGCAGCCGCGGGATCGGCGCGGCGATCTGCGAGCTCGCCGCCTTGCGGGGGTACGACGTGGTGGTCAACTACTCCGGCGACTCCGAGCCGGCGCAGCAAGTCGTCGAGCAGGTGCGCGCGCACGGGCCCAAGGCGCTCGCCGTGCGGGCCGATGTCGCTGACGAACGCCAGGTGCGCAAGCTGTTCGGCACCGCCGGCGAGATGGGTTCGCTGGCGGGCGTGGTGAACAACGCGGCGATCGTGGGCCCCACGCCGGGCCGGCTCGACGAGCAGAGCGCGGCCACCGTGCGGCGCGTGCTCGAGGTCAACGTCGGCGGCGTGTTCCTGTGCTGCCGCGAGGCCGTGCGGCGGCTGTCGACGAAATACGGCGGGACCGGTGGCGCCATCGTCAACGTCTCCTCGACGGCGGCGCGCACGGGCTCCGCAGGCGAGTGGGTGCACTACGCGGCAACGAAGGCGGCCGTGAACACGCTCACCTACGGGCTCGCACAGGAGGTGGCCGCCGAAGGCATCCGGGTGAACGCCGTGGCGCCGGGCCTGATCGCCACGGGCTTGCACGAAGCCGCGGGGCTGCCGGACCGGCTCGAGCGGCTGGCGCCGGCCATCCCGCTGGGGCGCCCGGGTCAGCCGGCGGAAATCGCGGAAGCGGTGCTGTGGCTGCTGTCCCCGGCGTCGTCGTTCACGGCCGGTGCCGTGCTGGAGGTCGGCGGCGGACGCTGACCGCTCGTCCCACACTGTGGGTGCCGGACCGGGATTGCCTGGCGGTGACGGACCGGTCTCGTCTCGGCGTCATCCCGTCACCTGGGACGCCCGGCGACGACGAGATCACGATTCGTGGCGGAAGTCGGTGAATCCGTCCGCCCGATCGGAGCTGCTGTGTCACCCTGGTGGAGCTCTCGGGGCCGTGGAATCGCCCCGCGGGCGCGGCGGCGCCGGTTCACAGGGTTGGGTGGCGAGCGCCCCGCTGCGCAACCGGGGGTCGGAAAGGACGGCCGCTCACACCATGCCCAAGCTCACGTCTGTGCACCATCTGGCGCTCACCGTGACCGATGTGGAACGAAGCGTCCCGTGGTACGCGCGGGTGCTCGACCTCGAGGAGAGTCACCGCCGCGAAGACCCCGAGACGGGAGTCCACAAGGTGGTGCTCAAATCCGCCGGCGACGGCTTCTCCGTCGTCCTGGTCCAGCACCCGGACACCGAGCGCCGCGCGTTCGACGAACGCCGCACGGGCCTCGACCACGTCGCGTTCTCCGTGTCGTCCAAGGCCGAACTCTGCGAGTGGGAAGCACGCCTGGCCGAGTACGGCGTCTCCTACCGCCCGCCGCGGACGTCGCGCACCTTCGAAGGCTCCTCGGTCATCGTCTTCCGCGACCCGGACGGCATCCAGCTCGAGATCTGGTCCGACCCGGAGCTCTGACCTCAGCTCGTGCGCGGCACGGCGAACATGTGCGTCATCGCCGCCGGGTGGGTGTCGGCGCTGCCGGTGCTGTCGGTGAGGTCCACGCCGCCGCCGACCAGGCCGACGTTGCCGGCCAAGTAGGTGCCGGTCACCTGCGCGTGCAGGTGCGTGCACCCCGGCTTCACGGCGACCCTGGTGTAGAGCGGGATCGCGGCGTGGTTGACACCCTGCTGGACGGTCTCGTCGGTCTGCACGACGGGCGCGCTCGCGCAGGTCGCGCCGCCGGACGTGGTCGCGGTCAGTGCGAAGCGGGCCTTCGAGTAGTTGTCCGGCGACTTGGCGCACACCGTGGTGCTGGCGCACCAGTGGAACTCGGTGTCCGCGATCACGTCGACGAAACTGAAGCCGAGCGGAATGTCGCGGTCGATCACCGGCGCCACCACCGTGGAGCTGAGTGTCGTGTTGCCGCTCGGCAGCGACTTCTGGATCGCCGCCCCGGTCACGTCGCCGGGAACCGGGTCCGGGGTGAACCGCACGGTACCGCTCACGGTCTCCTTCGCCACGTGGTCACCGGTCGACGACGTCCGCAGGTAGAGCGTGCAGGTGATCGTGCCCGCCTGCTTCGCGGTGACCAGGAAACGGTTGACGATCGTGATCTTCTGGTGCGCTGGGTCGCCGGTCGGTGGAAGCACATTCTCGCCCAGCACCACGTCGGATCCGCCGGCGCCCGAGCAGCGGATCTCGTTGTCGATCAGGTTCACGCCGTCGGCGTCCTGGGCCTTGAGTTCCGAGTAGACGTACGCGTTGGCCCCGGCGGGTAGCTGCTTCGACTCGATCGTCGCCATCGGGATGACGAGCTGGGTCGCGGAGTTCGGAATGCCAGTGACGATCCGCGGCCCGAAGTCCTGCGACGTCGCCGCTTGCGCCGGCCCGGGCGCCGCCATCACGGCAGCGAGCACCAACCCGGCCATGACCATGCTGCGCAACCCCAGTTTCACGACGTTCCCCCTCGGTCCCAGGTCGTGTGCCGGGTCATTGTTGGGTCGTGAGGTCTGTGCCGTCAACGGCCGAGAAGTCCGGTTGACCCGAACAGGCGGTCCATCCTGGCCGACCGGCTCACGCCCGGACGTCGTCGGGTTCCTCGACCGGGCGGCGCATCTCCTGGCGGTAGCGCAGGACGCCGTAGCCGGTGCCCAGCACGAAGAACGCCACGCTCACCCACAGCGCAGCCGTCTTCAGCCACGGCAGCACGTCGAGCAGGCCGGCGCCGTAGTAGCCAAGCAGCACGAGCGTGGGCACCCACAGCAGACCGCCCAGGCTGGTCGCGAGCAGGAAGCGGCGCGGGTCCATGCGCGCGGCCCCGGCGATGAGCGGTGCCAGCGTGCGGATCCACGGGATCCAGCGCGCGGCGACGATCGCGAAGAATCCCTTGCGGTCCAGGAACCGTTGCGCGCGATCGAGGTTGTGCCGGTTGAGCACCTTGCCGCCGCGGCGCGCGATGAAGCGCGTGCCCGTGCTGCGGCCGATGTAGTAGCCCACCTGGTTGCCGCCGACGGCGACGACGAGCGCGGCGCCCGAGAGCAGCCACGCGTTCGCGTCGGAACCGTGCTGCGCCAGCACCACACCCGCGCCGAAGAGCAGCGAATCGCCGGGCAGGAAGAGCCCGACGATGAGCGCGCATTCGACGAACACGAAGGAAAGCACGATCACCCACACGAGCAGCGGGCCGGCGGTGTCCAGCCAGCTCTCGCCCACGCCGGCGGCCTCGATGCTTGCGACGTTCACGCGGAGAGCCTACGTGGCCGTAATCGGCGTGGAATACGGAACCATCGAATCCTGCCTTCCGGTCACTTTCGGTATTCCTGCGATGAACGGCGCGTTCACCTCTCGCGGAAAACACACGCCACGTTGGAAGAAACGAACGGACCGCCCGGGACAGTTCCCGGGCGGTCCGCTGGAAAACGCGTCAGAACTTGCTCAGAACTGGGGCAGGGACTCGCCTTGCACCGCTTCGATGTCCAGCTCCACCTTCACCGTGGTGCCGATCGCGGCGACACCCGCTCGGACCATCGCGCTGTAGTTGATCGCGAAGTCGTTGCGGTGCAGCTGCGTTTCGGCGTGGAACGCGGCGCGCACGCCGCCCCACGGGTCGGGGCCGTGGCCCTGGTAGCGCAGGTCGAGCTCCACCTGGCGGCGTTCGCCGTGCAGCGTCAGCTCACCCAGCAGCACCCACGTGTCCGTGCCGCGCTGCGACAGGCCCGTGCTCTCGAACGTGATGAGCGGGTAGGCCTCCACGTCCAGGAACTCGGCCGAGCGCAGGTGGTCGTCGCGCATCTTGATGCCGGTCTCGATGCTGCCCGCCTTGATCTCGGCGCGCACCGTCGAACGCTCCACCGGGCGCGCGATCTCGATGCGCCCGCCGACGTCGGGGAACCGCACCTTGATGCTCGCGATGCCCATGTGCCGCGCGGTGGCGACCACCGACGTGTGCACCGGGTCGATCGTCCACGGCCCGGCCGGCGGCAGCTCGACGGCTTCGGCCACCGGGGCCAGGGCGATGTCGCCCAGGAGCCCGGCGCCGTCGGAGCCGATCTGCACCGTGCGCGCGGTCGGGGTGTACCCCGGCGCCGTGATCACGGCGGTGTAGACGCCCGGGGGCAGCGGGTCGGTGGCCACTGCCCCCTTCGCGTCGGTGATCTGACGGGCGACCTGGCGGCCGTTGAGGTCGGTCACCGTGAGCACGGCGTTCTCCACCGGCCAGCCGCCATTGGCTCGCAGCTGTCCTCGCAGGCCCGCGCTCATGAGCGGTCGACCAGCTCGTCGAGTGCCTGGTCGTAGCTCAGGCGCACGTCGTGCTCGGCCTCGCCGTCCGACAGCGTCACCTGGCTGGTGGCCGGCGGGTAACCGCTCGCCACCACGGTGTACGCGCCGACCGGCAGGTCGCTCACCACGTACCGGCCCTCGCTGTCGGTGCGGGCGACCGCCGCGACGTTGCCGTTCGCGTCGAGCACGGTGATCCGCGCGTCCGGCACGATCCGCTCGCCCTCGGTGCGTGCGACGCCTTGCAACAGCACGGCACCGGCCAGCTCGACGTCGTGGCGCAGCACGCCGCTGTCGGGCACGGTCAGGGTGACCGCCACCGGGCGGTAGTGCGGACCGCTGGCGACCAGCGTGTACTGGCCCGCGCCGACCCCGCTGAAGGTGTAGACACCGTCGTCGGCCGTGATGAAGGCGCCGTTGACCTCACCGCGCGAGTCGGTGAGCGTCACGGTCGCGTTGGCCAGCGGGGAACCGATCCCCACCGACCGCACGACACCGGTCAGCTCGCCCGAGCCGGTGAGCGTCACGTCGAGCTTCGCCGGCCCGCCGCCGACGACCACGCTGGAGGCCTGCGGCTGGTGGCCGGGTGCGGCCACGATCAGCACGTACGTGCCCGGGCCCTGCGTCGGCACCGAGTAGCTGCCGTCGCCGTTGCCGGTCGCTCGCGCGACCTGGCGGCCCTGCTGGTCGATCAGGGTCAGCGCGGCGGCGCTGACGTGGCTGCCGTCCTGCCGGCGCACGTGGCCGGTCACCGGGGGACCGCCCGCGCCCAGCGGCACATCGACACCCGCACCCGCGACCGAGTTCGTGATCGGCATGGGCAGCGAGCCCGAAACCGCCTCCGGGTCGCCGTGACCGTTGTTGCTCATCGCGTGCCTTCCACCCACGCCGGCGAGAACGGGTTCCCGCGGCTTTTGTTCCTCGAACAGCGAGCCCGTGGTGGCCGCGTCGTCGATGGTGGTCGCCATCGGCTCGTCGTTCGCTTCGAGCAGCGCCTCGCCGCCCTCCATCGCCGCGGCCGCCGGGGAGGTGCCCGCGAGCGGGATCTCCTTCATGAACAGCAGCACGATCGTCGCGAGCAGCGACACCGCGGCGGCGACGTAGAACACCGTGGTGATCGACTCGGTGAACCCGACGAGGATCGGCGTCCGGACCGCCGGCGGCAGCGTCTGGATGACGCTGGTGTTGCTCGAGAGACCGGCCAGCTGCCCACCGGCTCCGGCCGGCGCGTGCCCGCCGAAGGCCTTGGTGATGTTGCCCGGCAGCACGTTGAACAGGATGGTCAGGAAGACCGCGACACCCGCCGTACCACCGATCTGGCGGAAGAACGTCGCCGACGCGGTCGAGACACCGATGTCCTTGCGTGGCCCGGCGTTCTGCACCGCGATGACGAGCGTCTGCATGCACTGGCCGAGGCCGAGACCGATCACGGCGGCGGCGACCATCGGCAGCCACAGCTTCGAGTCGTACTTCACCTGGGCGAAGATGACCGCGCCACCGGCGATCAGCAGCGTGCCGATGATCGGGAAAGCCTTGTAGCGCCCGGTCTTCGACGTGATCCGGCCCGACAGGATCGAACCGGTCATGATGCCGGCCATCAGCGGCAGCATCAGCAGCCCCGACGCGGTCGGCGAGTAACCCAGCACCACCTGGTAGTACTGCGGGATCATCGTGATCGCGCCGAACATCGCGACACCGACGATGACACCACCGACGATCGCGACGGTGAACGTCGAGTTCTTGAACAGCCGCAGCGGAATCAGCGCCGCGTCCTTCATCAGCTTCTCGACGACGATGAAGAGGATCACGCCGAAGCCGCCGATGGCGTAGCAGATGATGGACTTGGTGTCGCCCCAGCCCCACTTCTGGCCCTGCTCGGCCACGATGAGGAACGGCACCACCGCGATGACCATGGCCAGCGCGCCCCACCAGTCGATCCGGTGGTTCTGGCGGCTGTGCGGCACGTTGAGGACCCGGCCCACCACGAGGAACGCGATGACCCCGATGGGCACGTTGATCAGGAAGACCCAGCGCCAGCCGGCGATGCCGGCGAGGCTGTCGAAGCCCGCGAAGAACCCGCCCAGAACCGGGCCGATCACCGTGGACAGGCCGAACACGGCCAGGAAGTAACCCTGGTACCGGGCCCGCTGGCGGGGCGGCACGATGTCGCCGATGATCGTCAGGGCCAGCGACATCAGACCGCCGGCGCCGATGCCTTGCACGGCGCGGAAAGCGGCCAGTTCGTACATCGACTGCGAGAAGGTCGAAGCCAGTGAACCGGCGACGAAGATGGCGATCGCCGCGAGGTAGAACGGCTTGCGGCCGTAGATGTCGGAGAGCTTGCCGTAGATCGGCGTCGCGATGGTCGACGTGATCAGGTACGCGGTGGTCACCCACGCCTGCAGGTCGAAGCCCTGCAGGTCGTTCGCGATCCGGACGATCGACGTGCTCACGATCGTCTGGTCGAGCGCGGCGAGGAACATGCCGCACATCAGGCCGCTGATGATCGTGAGGATCTGGCGGTGACTCAGCCCCAGTGCGTCAGCGCCGGCAGCGGGTTGTCCCACCCGCTGCTGAGGTTCTTTCTGGACGGTGGACGTCATCTTCTTCCTAGGCCCCCTTGGACTGCTGCGGCACGGTGGTGTCGCTCATGTCTGGAAAGTTGTTCTCGATATCGGTGTTGAGCCGTCCGAACAGCTCGTTGAGCGTTTCCCGGTCCTGTTCGGTCCAGTCACCGAGCACTTCGGCGAGCCAGAGGTTGCGCTGTTTGCGGTTCTCCTCGAAAACCCGCAAACCTTCGGTGGTCGGCGCGAGCAGGCACGCGCGGCCGTCCTCGGGGTCGGCCTGGCGCTCCACGAGACCGTGCTGGACGAGGGCGCTCGACTGCCTGCTGATCGTGGAGATCTCGGAGTGCAGGAACTCGGCGAGCTTGCTGGTGCGCTGCGGGCCCTCGTGGATGAGGCAGAAGAGGATCGCGTAGGCGGCCCTCTCGATGCCGTCCGGACCCTGCGCGGCGACCTGCGTCTTCGCCTTGGTGATCAAGCGCACGAACCGGACGAGCTCGTGGCCGAGCTGGTCGGCCAGGTCGAGCTCGCCCTTGGGCCTGGTGGCGGAGCTGTTCGGTGCCATTCGGTGGATCTTTCTCGCGGTGAACGAACCGGTTGGTTGGCGGCTGCAACTAGTTGCCTAAAGCAAGAGTGTTCCTGATCCGTGCTTCGCGCAAGCTCGCGGACCCCGGTTGTGTCGCATCACACTTTAGTTGTTGCATGCAAGCAGATTTTCACCGGAGGGTGTTCGTCCGTTTTCTCCCGACTTCATTCTCCCTGGTCAGACGACGGGGGAACAAAGCGGAGTGTGACGGGTTGGATGGAGGTATGACCGACGACACAGCCCTGTACTCCCTCATCGGCTCCCGCAAGACGGGGGTCCTGGCCACGCTCAAACGTGACGGACGGCCGCAGCTGTCCACCGTCAGCCACCACTTCGACCCCGAGAACCGAACGATCCAGGTGTCGATCACCGAGACGCGCGCCAAGACGAAGAACATGCGCCGTGACCCCCGCGTGAGCTTCCACGTCGGCAGCGAGAACGGCTGGTCGTACGCCGTGGCGGAGGGCGAGGCCTCGCTCACGCCGGTCGCCGCGGCCAAGGACGACGCGACCGTCGAGGCGCTGATCGAGCTGTACCGGAAGGTCGCCGGCGAGCACCCGGACTGGGACGAGTACCGCGAGGCGATGGTCGCGGACCAGCGGCTGGTGCTGACGATCAAGGTCGACCGGGTGTACGGGT encodes:
- a CDS encoding MFS transporter yields the protein MTSTVQKEPQQRVGQPAAGADALGLSHRQILTIISGLMCGMFLAALDQTIVSTSIVRIANDLQGFDLQAWVTTAYLITSTIATPIYGKLSDIYGRKPFYLAAIAIFVAGSLASTFSQSMYELAAFRAVQGIGAGGLMSLALTIIGDIVPPRQRARYQGYFLAVFGLSTVIGPVLGGFFAGFDSLAGIAGWRWVFLINVPIGVIAFLVVGRVLNVPHSRQNHRIDWWGALAMVIAVVPFLIVAEQGQKWGWGDTKSIICYAIGGFGVILFIVVEKLMKDAALIPLRLFKNSTFTVAIVGGVIVGVAMFGAITMIPQYYQVVLGYSPTASGLLMLPLMAGIMTGSILSGRITSKTGRYKAFPIIGTLLIAGGAVIFAQVKYDSKLWLPMVAAAVIGLGLGQCMQTLVIAVQNAGPRKDIGVSTASATFFRQIGGTAGVAVFLTILFNVLPGNITKAFGGHAPAGAGGQLAGLSSNTSVIQTLPPAVRTPILVGFTESITTVFYVAAAVSLLATIVLLFMKEIPLAGTSPAAAAMEGGEALLEANDEPMATTIDDAATTGSLFEEQKPREPVLAGVGGRHAMSNNGHGDPEAVSGSLPMPITNSVAGAGVDVPLGAGGPPVTGHVRRQDGSHVSAAALTLIDQQGRQVARATGNGDGSYSVPTQGPGTYVLIVAAPGHQPQASSVVVGGGPAKLDVTLTGSGELTGVVRSVGIGSPLANATVTLTDSRGEVNGAFITADDGVYTFSGVGAGQYTLVASGPHYRPVAVTLTVPDSGVLRHDVELAGAVLLQGVARTEGERIVPDARITVLDANGNVAAVARTDSEGRYVVSDLPVGAYTVVASGYPPATSQVTLSDGEAEHDVRLSYDQALDELVDRS
- a CDS encoding MarR family winged helix-turn-helix transcriptional regulator, translating into MAPNSSATRPKGELDLADQLGHELVRFVRLITKAKTQVAAQGPDGIERAAYAILFCLIHEGPQRTSKLAEFLHSEISTISRQSSALVQHGLVERQADPEDGRACLLAPTTEGLRVFEENRKQRNLWLAEVLGDWTEQDRETLNELFGRLNTDIENNFPDMSDTTVPQQSKGA
- a CDS encoding PPOX class F420-dependent oxidoreductase, which codes for MTDDTALYSLIGSRKTGVLATLKRDGRPQLSTVSHHFDPENRTIQVSITETRAKTKNMRRDPRVSFHVGSENGWSYAVAEGEASLTPVAAAKDDATVEALIELYRKVAGEHPDWDEYREAMVADQRLVLTIKVDRVYGLAR